Proteins co-encoded in one Juglans regia cultivar Chandler chromosome 16, Walnut 2.0, whole genome shotgun sequence genomic window:
- the LOC109012534 gene encoding receptor kinase-like protein Xa21: protein MDSHVVNYREAVQSLALGFSSSPFIHHPIGTTLLGTGGFGSVYKSALFDGTIVAVKVQCFQKIRCRMQGIMLDVAWALAYLLHGQSKFVVHCDLKPSNILLDEDMIAHIGDFGIAKMLIKNKEATQTKTLGTLGYIAPEGTMSIKADTYSYGIILLEMITRKKTSDDMFAGELTLRQWINVSFQNKMMEVVDDGLRCSKELPNERINIKDVIVKLDKIKLLLSENGNKGI, encoded by the exons atggACAGTCATGTTGTTAATTATAGAGAAGCTGTCCAATCTCTTGCTCTTGGATTTTCTAGTAGCCCTTTTATACATCATCCAATTGGTACGACCTTGCTTGGAACTGGAGGTTTTGGCTCTGTATACAAAAGCGCATTATTTGACGGGACAATTGTTGCAGTTAAAGTTCAATGCTTTCAAAAGATTCGATGCAGAATGCAAG gcATTATGCTCGATGTGGCATGGGCATTGGCCTACCTCCTCCATGGACAATCAAAATTTGTGGTGCATTGTGATTTGAAGCCTAGTAATATCCTTTTGGATGAGGATATGATTGCACATATCGGTGACTTTGGCATTGCAAAGATGTTAATCAAAAACAAAGAGGCAACACAAACCAAAACTCTTGGAACACTTGGCTATATTGCACCAG AAGGAACAATGTCTATTAAAGCAGACACTTACAGCTATGGTATAATATTGTTGGAGATGATCACAAGAAAGAAAACCAGTGATGACATGTTTGCTGGAGAATTGACGTTGAGACAGTGgataaatgtttcatttcaGAATAAAATGATGGAAGTTGTGGATGATG GCTTGAGGTGTTCAAAAGAGTTGCCAAATGAAAGGATCAATATCAAAGATGTGATTGTCAAGCTTGACAAAATCAAACTGTTACTTTCTGAGAACGGAAACAAGGGTATCTGA
- the LOC109012540 gene encoding 60S ribosomal protein L30-like: protein MVTVKKTKKTHESINNKLALVMKSNKYTLGYKTILRSLRSSKGKLIILSDNCPPLRKSEIEYYAMLAKIGVHHYNGNNVDLGTTCGKYFRVLCLSIVDPSDSDIIKSLLEDH from the coding sequence ATGGTGACggtgaagaagacgaagaagaccCATGAGAGCATCAACAACAAGCTTGCCCTCGTTATGAAGAGCAACAAATATACTCTCGGTTACAAAACCATCCTTCGCTCTCTTCGCAGCTCCAAAGGGAAGCTGATCATCCTCTCCGACAATTGCCCCCCGCTACGCAAGTCCGAGATTGAATACTACGCAATGCTTGCTAAGATTGGCGTCCACCATTACAATGGAAACAATGTTGATCTGGGAACTACTTGTGGAAAGTATTTTCGTGTGTTGTGCCTTAGCATTGTTGATCCAAGTGATTCAGATATTATCAAGTCGCTACTTGAAGATCACTGA
- the LOC109012502 gene encoding zinc finger CCCH domain-containing protein 15-like: protein MQKDPSSARCGPTATAAINISSPFKSQLHPDGALYTSPYSPVFPTNTSISESDSGFSDATSNHLHHSRSIKEHQEIVNRHSLCLTHLREATREAEALRQENTHLQALNRELNKQLSLLFHASAQNHLASSSTDYTTSLEVLDAFRGLSIEDEGSAWDDVAEGSPTSVIESGRVQNVDVERFSLPKSISVRSNGYLKVATQANASGGGRTRSATGLRSTNPLNVTQKVYVPGGKQEEEPLELEVYNQGMFKTELCNKWQETGACPYANHCQFAHGVEELRPVLRHPRYKTEVCRMVLAGVSCPYGHRCHFRHALTDQEKAIFGSGL from the exons ATGCAAAAGGACCCCTCCTCCGCCCGTTGCGGACCCACCGCCACAGCCGCAATCAACATATCCTCCCCATTCAAGTCTCAACTCCATCCAGACGGCGCCCTATACACCTCCCCCTACTCCCCAGTCTTCCCTACCAATACTTCCATTTCCGAGTCGGACTCAGGCTTCTCTGATGCAACCTCCAATCACCTCCACCACTCCCGCTCCATAAAGGAGCACCAGGAGATCGTGAACCGCCATTCTCTTTGCCTCACTCACCTCCGCGAGGCCACCAGAGAAGCCGAGGCTCTCCGCCAAGAGAACACACACCTCCAAGCCTTGAACCGCGAGCTCAACAAGCAGCTCAGCCTCCTCTTCCACGCCTCGGCCCAAAACCATCTCGCCTCATCCTCCACCGATTACACGACGTCTCTTGAGGTTCTGGACGCCTTTCGCGGCTTGAGTATCGAGGACGAGGGGAGTGCTTGGGATGACGTGGCGGAGGGGAGCCCGACGAGCGTGATCGAGAGCGGAAGGGTCCAGAATGTTGATGTGGAGCGGTTCTCGCTGCCAAAAAGTATCTCAGTGAGATCCAATGGTTACTTGAAGGTGGCTACTCAGGCTAATGCCAGTGGTGGCGGTCGGACTCGGAGCGCGACTGGGCTTCGCAGTACAAACCCACTCAATGTGACG CAAAAGGTGTACGTGCCTGGAGGGAAGCAAGAGGAGGAGCCACTTGAACTAGAAGTGTACAACCAAGGCATGTTCAAGACAGAGCTATGCAACAAGTGGCAGGAGACTGGTGCATGCCCTTACGCAAACCACTGCCAGTTTGCTCATGGCGTTGAGGAGCTCCGCCCAGTCCTCCGCCACCCACGCTACAAGACTGAGGTTTGCAGAATGGTCCTTGCTGGTGTTTCCTGCCCCTACGGCCATAGGTGCCACTTCCGTCATGCACTCACTGACCAGGAGAAAGCCATATTTGGGTCCGGTTTATAA